A genomic window from Candidatus Pelagisphaera phototrophica includes:
- a CDS encoding adenosine deaminase family protein, whose product MKQNFVNESGITRRGFLATGALAGSALGIGSDALEAKPVNPSAGKFGERTHGSEILAPKIPLKKIGLIFEDLKRNASTEELYRFLYALPKGGDIHHHFGGGMLPEMWFDVATDKSRNGGQEFYTRYKVSGYYKTDANEHRDSRNRMFWTTISESSYGSLSGPAKLDFKAMSQLNQDEREEWLGSVVLDKEYEGRDEFFEYIWPRLNELLSSIDVMTELLVENMKRFAAEGVRYLEIQTGPWGWKDGRGNDLSAEEANAAIKRRLNQPDAVATGVTVRFQGIVVRFEDDAEEKVERFYEFIDQHRDFWVGLNMAGREDDNRGYAARFTDVYDRMLRKYPGIGISIHAGEAEKRDTQIFDTLRLGATRIGHGINLFQDEKTMQVMRGEKFLVEINLISNELLGYVPDLDKHPFPIYLRQGIPVCLNTDDRGMWHSNMTDEYYVAVSRYNLSWKELISLGENSLVHSFLDEEEKAQLLSEYSEDLSVFADRCLENGWREMAASTDAVTYDYGRVKLGLTI is encoded by the coding sequence ATGAAACAGAATTTCGTCAATGAAAGCGGGATTACCCGTCGAGGATTCTTGGCTACGGGTGCCTTAGCGGGAAGTGCCTTAGGGATCGGCTCCGATGCGCTGGAGGCTAAGCCTGTGAATCCTTCGGCTGGGAAATTCGGCGAGCGGACCCATGGGAGCGAGATCCTCGCTCCAAAGATTCCCTTGAAAAAGATCGGCCTGATTTTCGAAGATCTGAAGCGAAACGCCTCCACTGAGGAACTATACCGGTTCCTCTACGCCCTGCCGAAGGGCGGTGATATCCACCACCATTTCGGCGGCGGGATGCTTCCGGAGATGTGGTTCGATGTAGCGACAGATAAAAGCCGAAACGGAGGGCAAGAGTTCTACACGAGGTACAAAGTCTCTGGATACTACAAGACGGATGCCAATGAGCATAGGGACTCGAGAAACCGAATGTTTTGGACGACGATTTCCGAGTCGAGCTATGGAAGCTTGTCGGGCCCCGCCAAATTGGATTTCAAAGCCATGTCCCAACTGAACCAAGACGAGAGGGAAGAGTGGTTGGGCTCCGTTGTCTTGGATAAGGAATATGAGGGGCGGGACGAGTTTTTCGAGTATATATGGCCCAGGCTTAACGAGCTGTTGTCTAGCATCGATGTGATGACGGAATTGCTGGTCGAAAACATGAAGCGATTCGCTGCAGAGGGCGTACGCTACTTGGAAATTCAGACAGGTCCGTGGGGTTGGAAAGACGGTCGAGGCAATGATCTATCTGCCGAAGAAGCCAATGCGGCTATCAAGCGACGATTAAATCAGCCGGATGCGGTGGCCACAGGAGTTACCGTTCGCTTCCAAGGCATTGTTGTACGTTTTGAAGACGATGCGGAGGAGAAGGTCGAGAGGTTCTACGAGTTCATCGACCAGCATCGCGATTTCTGGGTAGGGTTGAACATGGCCGGTCGGGAGGATGACAATCGCGGATACGCTGCTAGGTTTACGGACGTCTATGATCGAATGTTGCGGAAGTACCCGGGGATAGGTATTTCGATTCACGCAGGAGAAGCGGAAAAGCGAGATACCCAGATCTTTGATACGCTTCGTTTGGGAGCTACCAGAATTGGACACGGCATAAATTTGTTTCAGGACGAGAAAACGATGCAAGTGATGCGGGGAGAGAAGTTCCTGGTGGAAATCAACTTGATTAGCAACGAGCTTCTGGGTTATGTGCCAGATCTTGATAAACACCCATTCCCTATATACTTGCGACAGGGAATTCCGGTCTGTCTTAATACGGATGATAGGGGCATGTGGCACTCCAATATGACGGATGAGTACTACGTCGCCGTGAGCCGATACAATTTGTCGTGGAAGGAGCTCATCTCTCTTGGAGAAAACAGTCTCGTTCACAGTTTTCTGGACGAGGAAGAGAAAGCGCAGTTGTTGAGCGAATACAGTGAAGACCTAAGTGTGTTCGCAGATAGATGCCTGGAAAACGGCTGGCGTGAGATGGCAGCCTCAACCGACGCAGTCACCTACGACTATGGGCGTGTCAAGCTCGGATTAACTATATGA
- a CDS encoding cytochrome P450: protein MKSGAIENMPSYEIDFAGKGEGAPVGLDQFDHLGAYKKLGPIYSVEFRGEPWVCIGGLEANAAAWKNPDIWNYHEALKPFREVMGDRHVTQLDGEVHRAKRKQLKPGFGMGAIARWIPAIDGIVRSELERLAGAESSLHSFFMTTLTLANASTLLKTELSAEEVDTFIRFEETFINSTVMSDKDRASFYADPLFVEDRRIVFDFLKHEIEERLAGKEVNDNFSQVVERTAIEGEAPDMQELVSEAYLLLMAGNGNTSKLLNCGLQHILSDSDWLDVMRRELESYSADSFVEGMKRFPVLKATIAEIERLFPAAPVLSRVVAKPFEFKGFVLEEGTKVLHMQTIAHFLDEVYEEPYRFKPQRWLENDYSKKAQGTFGGSTHICLGINLVRVHMPIVLANIVSNYDLAFKSAPDIRLNFNYGVPQVADLRGSFRRR, encoded by the coding sequence ATGAAAAGCGGGGCGATCGAAAACATGCCTTCCTACGAAATTGACTTCGCAGGGAAGGGGGAGGGAGCCCCTGTCGGATTGGATCAGTTCGATCATCTGGGAGCCTACAAAAAGCTGGGACCCATTTACAGCGTTGAGTTCAGAGGCGAGCCCTGGGTTTGTATTGGCGGTTTGGAGGCGAATGCCGCCGCTTGGAAGAACCCCGATATTTGGAATTACCACGAAGCCCTTAAGCCGTTTCGAGAGGTCATGGGCGATCGGCACGTTACCCAATTGGATGGAGAAGTCCACCGTGCGAAGCGCAAGCAGCTTAAGCCGGGTTTCGGAATGGGAGCCATCGCTCGCTGGATACCTGCGATCGACGGGATCGTCCGGTCCGAGCTCGAGCGATTGGCTGGGGCCGAGAGCTCTCTCCATTCGTTTTTCATGACCACTCTGACCTTGGCGAATGCGTCTACCTTGCTGAAGACCGAGTTGAGTGCGGAGGAAGTGGACACTTTCATCCGGTTCGAGGAAACCTTTATCAACTCGACTGTAATGTCGGATAAGGATCGAGCGTCTTTTTACGCTGACCCCTTATTCGTAGAGGACAGAAGAATCGTATTCGATTTCCTGAAACACGAAATTGAAGAGCGCCTTGCGGGGAAGGAGGTAAACGACAATTTCTCCCAAGTCGTCGAGCGAACGGCAATCGAGGGGGAAGCCCCTGATATGCAGGAGCTGGTTTCCGAGGCCTACCTCCTTCTCATGGCTGGAAATGGGAATACTTCGAAGCTCTTGAATTGCGGCCTTCAGCATATTCTCAGCGATAGCGATTGGCTGGATGTGATGCGCCGAGAATTGGAATCTTATTCCGCAGATTCATTCGTGGAGGGTATGAAGCGCTTTCCTGTGCTAAAAGCTACGATCGCCGAGATCGAGCGCCTCTTTCCTGCGGCCCCGGTTTTGTCGCGAGTAGTTGCTAAGCCATTCGAATTTAAAGGCTTCGTGCTGGAGGAGGGAACGAAGGTGCTGCACATGCAGACAATCGCCCATTTTTTGGATGAGGTCTATGAGGAGCCCTATCGATTCAAGCCACAGAGGTGGCTCGAGAACGATTATTCGAAAAAGGCCCAAGGGACTTTCGGTGGAAGCACTCACATCTGTCTGGGCATAAATCTCGTTCGTGTCCATATGCCCATCGTCTTGGCCAATATCGTGAGCAACTACGATCTGGCCTTTAAGTCGGCACCGGATATCCGATTGAATTTCAATTACGGCGTGCCGCAAGTGGCGGATTTGAGAGGCTCCTTCAGGAGACGCTAA
- a CDS encoding acetamidase/formamidase family protein has translation MADHYLDKSITYNRWDRSYEPRLSIQSGDTVTIEMNDASDGQLSKESTATDWEKADKMRVHGLTGPIEVAGAGKGDRLKIDIIDYEHEHWAWTSIIPGLGLLDTEFDEVFLQIWELGETQTCSMPGLTLDLNPFCGIIGVQREALGEFRTRPPGAFGGNMDVKHLVAGSTLHLPVFVPGAGLCAGDCHAAQGDGEVSINGMEAPMKVTLRVELIKDAPLESPYLITPGELVSPRYSAKPIHAFIESGEDPRELCKNVVRRAIRYLQERVGLTRQQAYVTCSVVLDLKVSQLVNTPTTTITGYLPDAIFD, from the coding sequence ATGGCTGACCACTATCTAGACAAATCGATTACGTACAACCGCTGGGACCGCAGTTACGAGCCAAGGCTCAGCATCCAGTCTGGCGATACGGTGACCATTGAAATGAATGACGCCAGCGACGGGCAGCTATCGAAGGAGTCGACCGCGACCGATTGGGAAAAAGCCGACAAGATGAGGGTTCATGGTCTCACTGGGCCGATTGAGGTAGCTGGAGCGGGCAAGGGCGATCGCCTCAAGATAGATATCATCGATTACGAGCACGAACATTGGGCATGGACGAGCATCATTCCGGGTTTGGGCTTGCTGGATACCGAGTTCGACGAAGTCTTTCTGCAGATTTGGGAATTGGGTGAGACGCAAACGTGCTCCATGCCAGGCCTCACTTTGGACCTGAATCCATTTTGCGGCATCATCGGCGTGCAACGAGAAGCTCTGGGCGAGTTTCGCACTCGCCCTCCTGGCGCCTTCGGCGGCAACATGGATGTGAAGCACTTGGTGGCCGGATCGACGCTGCATTTGCCGGTTTTCGTTCCAGGAGCAGGATTGTGTGCCGGCGACTGCCATGCGGCTCAAGGCGATGGGGAAGTGAGCATCAATGGGATGGAAGCTCCGATGAAGGTGACTTTGAGAGTGGAGCTAATTAAAGACGCTCCGTTAGAATCTCCGTACTTGATTACTCCGGGAGAATTGGTATCGCCCCGCTATAGTGCGAAGCCGATTCATGCGTTCATCGAATCTGGCGAGGACCCTCGAGAGTTGTGCAAAAATGTAGTGAGAAGAGCGATCCGATACTTGCAGGAGCGCGTTGGCCTGACGCGCCAGCAAGCCTATGTGACCTGCTCTGTTGTCTTGGACTTGAAAGTTAGCCAGTTGGTGAATACTCCTACGACGACGATTACAGGATATTTACCCGACGCTATTTTCGATTGA
- a CDS encoding alkaline phosphatase D family protein has translation MAKLNIFSLLRITLIIVSLGGLASRAAPKLINGPMPAASAINEVLVWAQTSEPATVHIEYWPEDGDPNQSFVSAPVATSLETAGVAKLRVTEGIEPGQRYRYQVFVDGVPQELYFRQGHRAGEEIPMTFQAKPRWRFVPEEESSHSIFDFRIAAGSCAYINEEGYDREGGTPYGDAYRIFESIYETQPDLMLWLGDAVYYRENDFENRSGMIHRWTHDRSIPELRALLTSAHHFAVWDDHDYGPNDIGSSYPQKSVAKEIFDLFWGNPSSGMPETPGIFTYFNWGDANFYLLDNRSYLTTSVSKPEAFGKPKSMLGRDQADWLIEHLAWAQSQMSDDGKSYPARFNIICVGNQVLSEDSNPHHYRNFPDEWNYLIDRIVEEGIDGVIFLTGDVHHGEVNRMEYIGRGNPGVPGKAGKPGETYLFHEITSSPLTAGAWSGPAKNGARYDIFDEAEVDRVGQRNFVTLDFKGPLDNRRLEIRYFDSDGNLLNRKEGGRIDEITDRSVLFANELRSPRRANGPTD, from the coding sequence ATGGCAAAGCTAAATATATTTTCCCTCCTTCGGATTACCCTCATTATAGTATCCCTGGGCGGACTCGCCTCCCGCGCTGCTCCAAAACTGATTAACGGCCCGATGCCCGCGGCAAGTGCCATCAATGAAGTACTCGTTTGGGCCCAAACGTCCGAGCCGGCTACCGTTCACATCGAATATTGGCCGGAAGATGGCGACCCAAATCAGTCCTTCGTCTCGGCCCCCGTGGCAACCTCGCTGGAAACCGCAGGGGTAGCCAAGTTACGAGTTACGGAAGGAATTGAGCCAGGCCAACGCTATCGCTACCAGGTCTTTGTGGACGGCGTCCCTCAGGAATTGTATTTTCGACAGGGGCACAGAGCCGGAGAAGAAATTCCGATGACTTTCCAGGCGAAACCCCGCTGGCGTTTCGTCCCCGAAGAGGAGTCCTCTCACAGCATATTCGATTTTCGCATCGCCGCAGGAAGTTGTGCCTACATCAACGAAGAAGGCTACGATCGCGAAGGCGGAACACCCTACGGAGATGCCTATCGCATCTTCGAGTCGATTTACGAGACGCAGCCAGATCTGATGCTTTGGCTCGGGGACGCGGTGTACTACCGGGAAAACGACTTCGAGAATCGCTCCGGCATGATCCACCGTTGGACGCATGACCGCTCGATCCCGGAGCTGCGGGCCCTCTTAACAAGTGCCCACCACTTCGCGGTATGGGACGACCATGACTACGGGCCAAACGACATCGGCAGCTCCTATCCTCAAAAGAGCGTCGCCAAGGAAATCTTCGATCTATTTTGGGGAAATCCAAGTTCTGGGATGCCAGAAACACCCGGAATCTTTACCTATTTTAACTGGGGGGACGCGAACTTCTACTTACTGGACAATCGAAGTTATCTCACCACCTCCGTCTCCAAGCCGGAAGCCTTCGGCAAGCCCAAAAGCATGCTGGGACGAGATCAAGCGGACTGGCTTATTGAACATCTGGCCTGGGCCCAAAGCCAAATGTCGGACGATGGCAAAAGCTACCCCGCCCGCTTCAATATCATTTGCGTCGGCAATCAAGTCTTGAGCGAAGACAGCAACCCCCATCACTATCGGAACTTCCCGGATGAATGGAATTACCTGATCGACCGAATCGTCGAGGAGGGAATCGATGGCGTGATCTTTCTAACTGGCGATGTACACCATGGGGAAGTCAACCGAATGGAATACATCGGCCGAGGAAATCCTGGAGTTCCTGGAAAAGCCGGCAAACCAGGCGAGACCTACCTCTTTCACGAAATCACTTCATCTCCCTTGACCGCTGGAGCCTGGAGCGGTCCGGCAAAAAACGGCGCCCGCTACGATATATTCGACGAAGCGGAAGTAGACCGCGTCGGTCAACGCAACTTCGTCACGCTCGATTTCAAAGGTCCCCTCGACAATCGCCGATTAGAAATTCGCTATTTCGATTCCGATGGCAATTTGCTGAATCGGAAAGAAGGCGGAAGGATCGACGAAATAACCGATCGCTCCGTTCTATTCGCCAACGAGCTTAGATCGCCTAGGCGGGCGAACGGGCCAACCGATTGA
- a CDS encoding NCS2 family permease, translated as MLEKLFGLKAANTTVRTEFLAGITTFAAMAYILAVNPAILSNAGMPVPALITVTGIAAALGCFLMAVMTNYPIAQAPGMGTNSYFAFVICIGSGLPWQTALALTFWNGIIFLILSVTGLRSKLAESLPNGVKIGIQCGIGFFIAFIGLKSVGIVIAHEATLVSIGDLKAPASLMVMGGLAFMTFLTIRKVSGALLITILGLTLIGLIIPSQGAMVTSVPDGIVSLPSGISETFLKLDILYPIKHFPEIADVLITLLLLDLFDSIGTLVGLSRRANLVRKDGSMPKMGKALTADAVATVAGSLFGTSTTTSYIESAAGIESGGRTGLTSVVTGLCFLVALIFTPIILIVPAAATAPALVMVGAFMAQGLKELKFDDLSEVVPAFITMLMIPLTFSITEGIGLGLTLYSLILLLSGRAKEAPVLSYAISIVFVIYYAFL; from the coding sequence ATGCTGGAAAAGCTATTCGGTCTAAAAGCGGCGAATACCACGGTAAGAACGGAGTTCCTTGCCGGAATAACCACGTTTGCTGCCATGGCCTACATTCTAGCGGTGAACCCTGCGATTCTGAGCAACGCGGGTATGCCGGTTCCGGCACTCATTACGGTCACTGGCATCGCGGCCGCCCTGGGCTGCTTTCTGATGGCGGTCATGACGAATTACCCCATTGCCCAAGCGCCAGGCATGGGGACTAACAGCTACTTCGCTTTTGTCATCTGCATTGGCAGCGGATTACCTTGGCAGACGGCGCTAGCCCTCACCTTTTGGAATGGCATCATTTTCCTCATTCTCTCTGTTACCGGATTGCGCAGCAAGCTGGCCGAATCCCTACCGAATGGGGTTAAGATCGGGATTCAATGCGGAATCGGTTTTTTCATTGCGTTCATCGGCTTGAAAAGCGTTGGGATTGTCATCGCCCACGAGGCGACGCTTGTATCGATTGGCGACCTCAAGGCCCCGGCATCCTTGATGGTTATGGGGGGACTCGCATTTATGACGTTCCTGACGATCAGGAAAGTCAGCGGGGCGTTGCTTATCACTATCTTGGGCTTGACTCTGATTGGCCTGATTATTCCCAGCCAAGGAGCAATGGTGACCTCAGTTCCCGATGGAATCGTTTCCTTGCCCTCTGGCATATCCGAAACGTTTTTGAAGTTGGATATTCTGTATCCGATAAAACACTTTCCTGAAATAGCGGATGTTCTGATAACGCTTTTGCTCCTGGACTTGTTCGATAGTATCGGAACTCTTGTAGGCCTATCTAGACGGGCTAATCTCGTTCGGAAGGATGGTTCGATGCCGAAGATGGGCAAAGCCTTGACCGCTGATGCCGTCGCCACGGTTGCCGGTTCCTTGTTCGGTACCTCGACAACCACTTCCTACATAGAATCAGCGGCGGGCATCGAATCGGGGGGAAGGACGGGACTCACCTCGGTTGTGACCGGTCTCTGCTTTCTGGTGGCCTTGATCTTTACCCCGATTATTCTAATTGTTCCGGCGGCGGCAACCGCTCCGGCTCTGGTTATGGTGGGTGCCTTTATGGCTCAGGGCTTGAAGGAATTGAAGTTCGATGATTTGAGCGAAGTCGTACCGGCGTTCATTACGATGCTGATGATTCCCCTAACCTTTAGCATTACGGAGGGGATTGGACTCGGGCTAACACTTTACTCGCTGATTCTGCTATTGAGCGGAAGAGCTAAAGAAGCCCCTGTCTTGAGCTACGCAATATCTATTGTATTCGTTATTTACTACGCTTTTTTATGA
- a CDS encoding amidase family protein, whose translation MNATRSIAEWKALSAENPEKSAETYWSTLQQIPEAIRTSVFSYIPDLQYLKKAFSRSISSSNRPLSGVPYLLKDLFDFPNTPTTASSAFLEEVRPGPHEESAASIDLRRQGAVFGGKTQLNEFAYGLSGENLHYGNCPHPFRSKALSGGSSSGSAWGVAKGIAPIAFGTDTGGSIRVPAAWCGLFGFRFNPNAWSRNGCFPLASSFDTAGWFCARAEDSIASFSALITPKSETRTLKGLDLTDRDRLRHSDFENCLLDTFSKLRVSSDKTFSDAFENASYRAARHFSVLQSSEALEAHKAWIETRKNQYDPAVWQRIARAKDWTDEDLVEARAGESKIESFFQAAFQEYDFITLPASWTSAISASEHTDSYRGELLNLTSPGSLARLPIFTLPIYAENRASTGIQILYRDPLSDLPLQIIEAAS comes from the coding sequence ATGAACGCCACTCGCTCAATAGCGGAATGGAAAGCCTTATCGGCCGAAAACCCAGAGAAATCCGCCGAGACCTATTGGTCCACTCTCCAGCAAATTCCCGAAGCCATTAGAACCAGCGTTTTCAGCTACATACCCGATCTACAGTATCTCAAGAAAGCCTTCTCTCGGTCAATATCCAGTTCCAATCGCCCGCTCTCTGGAGTTCCTTACCTGCTAAAGGACCTATTCGATTTCCCAAATACGCCCACGACAGCCTCATCTGCCTTTCTGGAGGAGGTCCGACCGGGGCCTCATGAAGAATCCGCTGCGTCCATCGACCTCCGACGGCAAGGAGCAGTCTTTGGAGGGAAAACGCAGTTAAACGAGTTCGCCTATGGTCTCTCTGGAGAAAATCTTCACTACGGAAACTGTCCCCACCCCTTCCGGTCCAAGGCCCTCTCTGGCGGATCTAGCAGTGGGTCTGCCTGGGGCGTAGCCAAAGGCATAGCCCCCATCGCATTTGGCACCGATACCGGGGGATCCATTCGCGTTCCCGCAGCCTGGTGCGGTCTTTTCGGCTTTCGCTTTAATCCAAATGCTTGGTCTAGAAATGGGTGCTTCCCACTAGCCTCCAGTTTCGACACTGCGGGTTGGTTTTGTGCCCGGGCCGAAGATTCAATAGCCTCCTTTTCCGCCCTAATAACTCCGAAAAGCGAAACGCGGACGCTCAAAGGGCTGGACCTTACCGATAGAGATAGGCTTAGACATTCCGACTTCGAAAACTGTTTATTGGATACGTTTTCAAAGCTTCGGGTCTCGAGCGACAAAACCTTTTCAGACGCTTTCGAGAACGCGTCCTATCGAGCAGCCCGACATTTTAGCGTGCTTCAAAGCAGCGAAGCACTCGAAGCCCACAAGGCCTGGATAGAAACGCGAAAGAATCAATACGACCCAGCGGTCTGGCAACGAATCGCCCGAGCAAAAGACTGGACGGACGAAGACCTCGTCGAGGCTCGCGCAGGCGAATCGAAAATCGAATCCTTTTTTCAAGCGGCGTTCCAGGAATACGACTTCATCACGCTTCCTGCCAGTTGGACCTCGGCCATTTCAGCTAGCGAGCACACGGATTCCTATCGCGGCGAGCTACTGAATCTGACCAGTCCAGGAAGCCTCGCCCGCCTTCCAATATTCACACTTCCCATATACGCCGAAAACAGAGCGTCCACCGGAATACAGATCCTTTACCGGGATCCGCTTTCAGATTTGCCCTTGCAGATCATCGAGGCTGCATCATGA
- a CDS encoding purine-nucleoside phosphorylase, with protein sequence MLKIHLILATILMAASAPAFAEKPIPIKVVVLAMYEMGEITGDRPGELQFWAERESLDIVLPFPMGRTDLLMSEEGLMVALTGGGVTHAATTITALGMDPRFDFSKTYWIIAGIAGADPEDASLGTAAWAKWVVDGDLLYELDAREIPEEWPYGMIPLGGYEPNQLDTGWTVDNITFELNEGLVEWAYQLTKDMPVDDTPALKEFREQFVGYPNAMTPPRVIIGDSLSSSTYFHGEKLNQWANDWMKLHTDGQAEFVMSNMEDSGTLTALRRLAQAGKTDFERVLVLRTASNYSMQPKDKAASWSATAPYPEDGRPALEAAYKLGSVVAHQLIEDWNETSYRIPKAKASKTKIKAVVVAMFELGEDEGDQPAEFQNWVERYPLDQKISFPQGYRDLRYNDEDGVLGIVTGIGTYRSAASIMALGMDPRFDLSEAYWLVAGIAGVDPNDMSLGSAAWAEWLIDGDLSHEIDIREAPDDWKYGYTPIRHPEFPWIEPLPEDKGGLLYKLDSDLVEWAYQLTKDVKIKDNDAMKILRKKYIGYPNAQKPPFVLKGDQLAAMTFWHGEIMNNWANDWVDYWTEGEGEFVTSAMEETGTLQSLTFLENAGKVDTQRVLVLRTGSNFSMPPPGVNAAVNLSGEKKGGYSAFIPSLEAAYDVGSKAVREIVAKWDTYRTELPKPAE encoded by the coding sequence ATGCTTAAAATTCATCTGATTCTAGCGACGATTCTAATGGCGGCGAGCGCGCCCGCTTTCGCAGAGAAGCCTATACCCATAAAAGTCGTTGTACTTGCAATGTACGAAATGGGCGAAATTACGGGAGACCGCCCGGGAGAGCTGCAATTCTGGGCCGAGCGGGAGAGTCTAGACATCGTCCTGCCTTTTCCCATGGGCAGAACGGATCTGCTCATGAGCGAAGAAGGCCTTATGGTTGCCCTGACGGGAGGAGGCGTCACGCACGCGGCCACGACAATCACCGCTCTCGGCATGGACCCGCGTTTCGACTTTTCCAAAACCTACTGGATCATCGCAGGGATAGCGGGAGCCGACCCTGAAGATGCCTCTCTCGGCACTGCGGCTTGGGCGAAGTGGGTCGTCGATGGCGATCTTCTCTACGAACTGGACGCTCGAGAAATTCCCGAGGAATGGCCCTACGGCATGATACCGCTTGGCGGCTACGAGCCCAATCAGCTCGATACCGGTTGGACGGTAGACAACATCACGTTCGAATTGAACGAAGGGCTCGTCGAATGGGCCTATCAACTGACCAAAGATATGCCCGTTGACGACACCCCGGCTTTGAAGGAATTCCGGGAGCAGTTCGTCGGTTACCCCAACGCCATGACTCCCCCGCGGGTAATCATCGGGGATTCGTTGAGCTCTTCCACCTACTTTCATGGCGAGAAGCTCAATCAATGGGCCAATGACTGGATGAAACTGCACACCGACGGCCAAGCGGAATTTGTCATGTCCAACATGGAAGACAGCGGCACGCTTACCGCTCTCCGACGACTCGCCCAAGCAGGCAAAACCGATTTCGAGCGCGTTCTAGTCCTGAGAACGGCAAGCAATTATTCCATGCAGCCTAAGGACAAGGCCGCCTCTTGGAGTGCCACCGCTCCCTATCCAGAAGACGGTCGCCCTGCTCTAGAAGCGGCTTACAAACTCGGCAGCGTCGTCGCCCACCAACTGATCGAAGACTGGAACGAAACGTCTTATCGCATTCCAAAGGCCAAAGCGAGCAAGACCAAGATTAAAGCGGTCGTCGTCGCCATGTTCGAACTCGGCGAAGACGAGGGAGACCAGCCCGCCGAGTTCCAAAACTGGGTCGAACGCTACCCGCTCGATCAGAAGATCTCCTTTCCCCAGGGCTATCGAGATCTTCGCTACAACGATGAAGATGGCGTGCTAGGAATCGTCACTGGAATTGGAACCTACCGTTCCGCCGCGTCTATCATGGCGCTGGGAATGGATCCGCGCTTCGACCTGAGCGAAGCCTATTGGCTCGTTGCGGGAATCGCCGGCGTCGACCCCAACGACATGTCGCTGGGGTCAGCAGCTTGGGCCGAGTGGCTGATAGATGGAGACCTCTCTCATGAAATTGACATTCGGGAGGCCCCCGACGACTGGAAATACGGATACACGCCCATTCGGCACCCCGAATTTCCCTGGATAGAGCCTCTTCCCGAGGACAAAGGAGGGCTCCTCTACAAGCTAGATTCCGATCTAGTCGAATGGGCCTACCAGTTAACCAAAGACGTGAAAATCAAGGATAACGATGCCATGAAAATCCTACGAAAGAAATACATCGGCTATCCAAATGCTCAAAAACCGCCATTCGTGCTCAAAGGAGATCAACTGGCAGCGATGACTTTTTGGCATGGGGAAATAATGAATAATTGGGCCAATGATTGGGTCGACTACTGGACCGAAGGAGAAGGGGAATTCGTAACATCCGCCATGGAAGAGACCGGCACCCTCCAGTCCCTCACCTTCCTAGAAAACGCCGGGAAGGTCGATACGCAACGCGTTCTCGTCCTCCGGACCGGAAGCAATTTTTCCATGCCCCCGCCCGGCGTCAACGCGGCCGTCAATCTAAGCGGCGAAAAGAAGGGCGGATATTCCGCTTTCATTCCCTCCTTGGAAGCCGCCTACGACGTTGGCAGCAAAGCGGTACGCGAAATTGTTGCCAAGTGGGACACCTACCGAACCGAGCTTCCAAAGCCGGCAGAATAG